TTaaggaggataaggagaCAGGAGAAATTTCGAGTGGGCGTCGGGAttgggaggagaaaaagcgGGAGAGGGAGCGGGATCGTCCTTGAGCTTCGATTTACTCTCTTGGATTCTgctcttttttgttgttcGTTTCGTGATAATGTTGAATTGGGACATTGGCGTTGGGGAGTTACTGCACTTGATTCTTGTATATGACAGACAGGATTTAGGACCATACGCAATGAAGTAATAGAGCATGTCTCATGATGACCGTGGTTATAAGTATTCATAGCTTTGTATAAGTCGTTACAGTAACTTTTCTCATATTATATACAGTTAAGCGCCAAACTTTTCAATTATCCAGCCCTCCTTagggtctttcttttgcacCACCTTCTTGGCTGGCAAAGGCCATCCTCCACGTCCAGCCTCGCTTACCAGTGACGGGATCACCCAACACGCCCTGCGTGGTGGGATTCCATCAATCGGTTCTGTTTTCCCAATAGGCTTACCGTACTCGATTAAGGGCGTACCGTGTGCAATGGCAGAGAGTTGCAAGCCACTAGGACAAACCAGTGGGAACATTCTGACTTTGGGTACTTCGGTCGACACGAGCGATGGGGACGCTTGTTGGAGATGGGAATATATGATGTATTGCGGCATTTCCTTGGGTGAGAGGCTCGCAAGGATAGATGACGGATGCACGTAAACAGCTTTTTCATCAAGTTCCGTGGCCGGTCCCTCGCGAGACTTGAAAAGCGTCAAGTATGGAACATCGATCGCTCTCTTCGGTGTACGATGCATTTCGGGCGGTACTGGAGACAAATCAGCCCGGATGGCAACATTGTCGATGAAACCCGCTGTGACAATTTGCTTCAAAGCCTTGATTTGCTTCTCTGTTGGCTGCGATAAACGTGGCTGATATGCTCCGACAACTCCAGGGTTATTGGCCCGCACTATATCTGTCAATTGACTTCGTAGTTGCGTGGCCTCTTTGAATCCTTTGCCTCGTAAGAACATCTTTTCACAGAACGATTCTCCATCAGAAGCATATCCATAGGCGCAAATCGCTGATAAGAACTTCAACGCATCGGATGTATCATCGTGTTGACTCCAGAGTCGATGAGCTCTTGCATAGTCTTTGTGACGTTGCTCCCGAACTGTGTCTTCCAAACGATCCGAGTTCGTGTATACCGCGTCTTTCTCTCTGTTATCCCCCTTGGGGTTCGGGTCGATTTGGTTTTCTGGAACAAAAAGGTCTCCAACTGCCAAGGCCGAAACCAGCGCAATAACGTAGGGCATACAGCCGTGCTGATGACCAATATACAACATCTTACCAAACCTAGGGGACAGAGGGTATGTAGACAGACGATTGCCGATTTGCGTAACTTTGCCATCAGACGTGAGAGCACCGAGATTTTTGAGGAGCTTCTCGGCTTTCGCAAGACCCTGCCGACTAGGAGGCGTTGGGAATGGGAAATTGATAACGTTGTGAAGGCCCATACTCTTCATCTGAAGCACGACGCCTTCAATTGGCGTGCGTAGAATCTCTGGTTCTGTGTACTGAGCAAACTCGTTTTCGTAGACTGCAGATGAGTAGAGTCGATAGCAGTGGCCGGGCCCAGTTCTACCAGCTCGTCCTGCTCTTTGATTGGCACTGGCCTTACTGATCCAGTTGACCTGAAACTTCTGCACTCCTGTATCTAAATCGTACTGTTTCTCCTTGGCCCGTCCACAATCAAACACATATCGAATGCCCGGGATTGTTAAACTAGTCTCAGCCACGTTAGTCGCTAGAATGATAAGACGTGAGCCCTCGGGTGGCGGTTCAAAAACTCTCAGCTGTTCCTTTGTGGGAAGTTGGGAGTACAACGGCAAAACATGCACTCGCGTGGATGAACCCATTGCTTCTTCGCCGAGATCAAaaccatcatcgtcatcatcatcgttatCTAGACCGGTGATTTCGAGGTCACtgtcgtcgtcttcgttgCCAACCTTGGAAAGATCAGCGTCCCCAATGTCTAGGTCTTCCGCCTCCAGTGGTGCATCGTTCGCAGAGATCTGCACTTTAACCTCAGTTTCTCCACCCCGCTGCGTGGGTTTGAAGGCCTGCTTCAAGCGCTTAGAGAGTTGTCGAATTTCGTTCTGCCCTGTCAAAAAGACGAGCATGCCCCCTGGAGGCAGCTTACGATGACCTCTCGAGACTTTCCGGTACGCCTCCTCAACGTAATCCTGGCGTGTGCGTCGGGAAAAATGCACCGTGACGGGGTACTGGCGACCTTCTGCTTGAACCAAAGGTGGTGGTCCCTGGCGGAAGAGGTTGGGATTTTGGGTGAAGTCGGAAATTCGCAGAGTGGCAGACATGACCACGAGTTTTAAAGGTTTCACAGCTGGGTCTTCCTCACTCATAGCTTTCCTCAGGTCCACAATACGGCTCACCATACCAATGAGGATATCTGTGTTAACACTCCGTTCATGAGCCTCATCGATAACGATGATAGAGTATTTGCTCAGCGAGAAGTCTTCCGCGATTTCACGGATCAAGATACCATCGGTCATGAACTTGATTGCGGTTTTCTTCGATACAGTGCTTTCAAATCGAATTTGATAAGACACTTGATCGGAGAACTGACCCAATTCATCGCCTACACGTTTTGCCATACTGACAGCAGCAACTCGACGAGGTTGCGTTACCGCTATCATGCCGGGATTAGGGCTATCCGGGTTTCCAAAACCAGCTTCGAACAGAAATTGTGGTAATTGAGTAGTTTTTCCGCTACCAGTAGCACCCCATATAACGACAGAGGAATTGTTGTAGATTGCCTCCATaattttctgttcttctccAACCACAGGCAACCCTAACCGTGCATTTTGTATATCCTCCGAGCGGTCAACTTGGACATGGAATGCCTTTCTGAAGGGGTTGCCTTTGGTAACTTGAAGTTCTGCGGGCAGTGGTTCTTCTTCGTAAACAGTATTCCGCACGGGCTTTTCTTTCAACTTGGCCCCGAAGGGTTGCTCTTCTGATACGACAGGACCGGTAGTAGGCTTGAAACCGACTGTTTCGTTAATTTGTTGTCTGGCCCAAGCTTTGAACGCGGACTGGCGAGGCTGATTGCTGGTActgtcatcctcctcttcttcctcctcgtcttcgtctccttcatcatcgtcgtcgctttcttcttcctcttcctcttccgcttcttcaccctcattctcatcttcgCTTTGGTCATCCTCAAAAGCGTCCTCTGAAgattcatcatcgtcttcattcATCCTATCCAGTGCCTCCACCTCTTTGTCTTTAAGTTTCCGATAATCTGGGGTGCTGCCGTTATCGCTCTCATTCTCGTCTTCATCCGAGTCAAATCCCTCCCATGGTAAGTCTTGTATCTTGGTGGCCTTCGTTTTCAATTTCGGCGCTCGTTTGCGCTTTTTGAGGACGGGAAATCCGTCCGCTCCAAGTTCGAGAGGGCGCTTCAACCCGCTACCAACCACGACCTGTTCCGCCGGCTTCTCAATGGGACCTTGTGCTTTAGGAATAGCGAAACTTGTCCCCGAAGGAGGAAGTGAATCATCTGTTTCATCGCCCGACAACTCCACATGGGAGGCACTGTCATGGGTATACCTAGATGCTTCAATGATACCGTTTTCGTCAAGTCTTTTGCGCTTCCCTAATTCTCTAGAACTTTCGAAATTGGAGGTGTCCAACGTTGTCTtttcaagcttcttgagcaGTTCAacattttcctctttcttgaGTTTATTTTCCTGCAGAGACGGTTAGAATGGACGGTATACCCCACAATTCATTTCTTGCATAGAGTCTACATAcaatatatttatctaagcgtttttgtttctttgctGAGATTTTGGTGTGTTGCGCTCTCAATTCCTCTCTCAGCTTTTGCCTTTTGGCTTCCTTCTGTTCTTTAGAGATGGGCAAAACTTCGGCGGCATTGCTGTCGACCGCAGCATCTGCCGCCTCCTTCTGCCTGTGCTTTTGCTTCCTCTGACGAGGAACAAACTTCGGCATGGTGTGGGGGCAATGATACCTTTGTCCACACCGacagacaaagaagaaaaatatacAGAAAAAGCAGATTGATGAGCTTTGTGGTGATGGTCAATTGGAAagggaacaaaaaaaaattaggcGGCGGAGAGATTCTGCCCTAAAGCGGTGAGATTGTGTTCACCGCCCACGTATGTAACACACTCCCCTCCATGGAAACTGTTTACAAGTTCATGTATCGAAACGTATTTCCCCTCCCCGCATTTCTGAGTAGACAGTACTCCTTTCACTGCATTTATTTGTATCGCTCAAGGCAAGCCTCTAACCATGGTGGAACCTTTCAATCTCAGTGAACTTCAGGGGCCGCTAAaccttccctttcctgccAGTACCAAACAAGTTGCCGGACTTGTTAATGGTATTCAGACAGCTGTCATGTGCATGAGCTTTAACGACAGAATTCTGGTAACAATTTCACAAAAGGGCCGACTTGGTCACTGGGTTGGTAGTATACAATGGATTCTTTCCAGACACCCAGCTAATGGATGACAGTTACATGTACCattggaaaacaaaaatccCGGAACTGAAGGCGCTCACACCTTCCCAGACTCGGATGACAGTCTTCTTCCGATCAGCAGCCTCACTGCGACTTCACTCCTGGGAGGCCGTATTTCTGGACATGACACAATTGGTCAGCTATATGCTCGTCAGATAGCTAGTGCCATCGTGACAAAAACACCGACTGAAAAGCGGCTTCTGGTCGTTGGACTTGGACTTGAGACCGCTGATGCTGATCGGAATGTTTTCTTCGCAATCATAGACCTTGTGCTTCAATGCATCTAAGggttgagaaaagaaaaagagaaacactCACAAAGCCAAATCGAGAACCCTGGTCCCTGTATCTTCGTTTTACTCCGCTCAATCTTCAGGGGTGGGTCCCTTAGAGCGTGGACAAGATGGCACAGGCggtttctctcctcctcagtaAAACCGCGAAAACTTAGCTTTCCAAGGAATTTGAACGCGCCGCTAAATAAGGTGTTGACCAAATCTTTCTCATTGAAACCGGGCAAATTCCAATTCTCTGTTACAACAACGGTCAACGAAAAGATATGCAAGGGCTCGGCCGCTTTCAATGCTGTAATGAATTCTGAAAACGCCCAACGGCG
This DNA window, taken from Aspergillus flavus chromosome 5, complete sequence, encodes the following:
- a CDS encoding P-loop containing nucleoside triphosphate hydrolase protein, with the protein product MPKFVPRQRKQKHRQKEAADAAVDSNAAEVLPISKEQKEAKRQKLREELRAQHTKISAKKQKRLDKYIENKLKKEENVELLKKLEKTTLDTSNFESSRELGKRKRLDENGIIEASRYTHDSASHVELSGDETDDSLPPSGTSFAIPKAQGPIEKPAEQVVVGSGLKRPLELGADGFPVLKKRKRAPKLKTKATKIQDLPWEGFDSDEDENESDNGSTPDYRKLKDKEVEALDRMNEDDDESSEDAFEDDQSEDENEGEEAEEEEEEESDDDDEGDEDEEEEEEDDSTSNQPRQSAFKAWARQQINETVGFKPTTGPVVSEEQPFGAKLKEKPVRNTVYEEEPLPAELQVTKGNPFRKAFHVQVDRSEDIQNARLGLPVVGEEQKIMEAIYNNSSVVIWGATGSGKTTQLPQFLFEAGFGNPDSPNPGMIAVTQPRRVAAVSMAKRVGDELGQFSDQVSYQIRFESTVSKKTAIKFMTDGILIREIAEDFSLSKYSIIVIDEAHERSVNTDILIGMVSRIVDLRKAMSEEDPAVKPLKLVVMSATLRISDFTQNPNLFRQGPPPLVQAEGRQYPVTVHFSRRTRQDYVEEAYRKVSRGHRKLPPGGMLVFLTGQNEIRQLSKRLKQAFKPTQRGGETEVKVQISANDAPLEAEDLDIGDADLSKVGNEDDDSDLEITGLDNDDDDDDGFDLGEEAMGSSTRVHVLPLYSQLPTKEQLRVFEPPPEGSRLIILATNVAETSLTIPGIRYVFDCGRAKEKQYDLDTGVQKFQVNWISKASANQRAGRAGRTGPGHCYRLYSSAVYENEFAQYTEPEILRTPIEGVVLQMKSMGLHNVINFPFPTPPSRQGLAKAEKLLKNLGALTSDGKVTQIGNRLSTYPLSPRFGKMLYIGHQHGCMPYVIALVSALAVGDLFVPENQIDPNPKGDNREKDAVYTNSDRLEDTVREQRHKDYARAHRLWSQHDDTSDALKFLSAICAYGYASDGESFCEKMFLRGKGFKEATQLRSQLTDIVRANNPGVVGAYQPRLSQPTEKQIKALKQIVTAGFIDNVAIRADLSPVPPEMHRTPKRAIDVPYLTLFKSREGPATELDEKAVYVHPSSILASLSPKEMPQYIIYSHLQQASPSLVSTEVPKVRMFPLVCPSGLQLSAIAHGTPLIEYGKPIGKTEPIDGIPPRRACWVIPSLVSEAGRGGWPLPAKKVVQKKDPKEGWIIEKFGA